The genomic segment CTCGCCGTTCGGGTTGCCCTCCTGCTCCAGGTGCACGACCACGGAATCGGCGACCTCGGGCAAGCTCTCCACCACGGAGTAGAACTCGGCTGTGCCCAGCCGGACGCCGCCACGGTTGAGCGTCGCGTCGGAGCGACCGGTGATCACACACGAGCCGTCGGCGCCGATGGTGATCCAGTCGCCGTGCCGCCACACGCCCGGGAAGTAGTCGAAGTAGGCCTCGCGGTAGCGCTTGCCGTCCGGGTCGTTCCAGAAGCCGACCGGCATGCTGGGCATCGGCGCGGTGATCACCAGCTCGCCGAGCTCGTCGAGCACCGGGCGCCCCTCGGGGTCGTACGCCTCGACCCGGGCTCCCAGCGCGCGACAGGCGATCTTGCCCTCGACGACCGGGAGCAGCGGAACCGCGCCGACGAAGCCGGTGCACACATCGGTGCCACCGGACAGCGACTGCAGTTGCAGGTCACGGCCGACCGCCTCGTAGACCCAGTCGAACCCCTCGGGCGGCAGCGGCGCGCCGGTCGAGCCGATGCCCCGGAGCCGCTCCTTGCGGGGCGTGATCCCGGCCTTGCGGCAGGCCATCAGGAACGGCGCCGACGTGCCGAAATACGTGATGCCGGCCTCGTCGACCAGGTCCCACAGGGCTGACATGTCGGGGAAGCCGGGATTGCCGTCGAACAGCACGATGGCCGCGCCCACGGCCGGCCCGCTGACCAGGAAGTTCCACATCATCCAGCCCGTGGTGGTGAACCAGAAGAAGCGGTCACCGGGGCCGAGGTCGTGGTGCAGGGCCAGCATCTTGAGGTGTTCGAGCAGGATGCCGCCGTGGCCGTGCACGATCGGTTTGGGCAGGCCCGTGGTGCCCGAGCTGTAGAGCACGTAGAGCGGATGGTCGAAGGCAACCTTCTCGTACGCCATGGGGTCGTCGCCCTTGAGGTCACCGAACGTGTCCCGGGCCGGGTCGAGGTAGCCGATGGTGATGACGTGCTCGAGGGACGGGAGGGCCGCTCGGATCGCCGCCACCTCGTCGGTGCGGTCGATCGGCTTGTCGCCGTAGCGGTAGCCGTCCACCGCGACCAGGACCTTGGGCTCGATCTGTTGCCAGCGGTCGATCACGCTGCGTACGCCGAACTCGGGGGCGCAACTCGAGAAGATCGCGCCCAGGCTGGCGGTGGCGAGCATCAGGACGTAGGTCTCGGGGATGTTGGGGGCATAGGCGGCGACCCGGTCCCCCCGGGCCACTCCGCGCGCTTTCAACCCCGACCGCACGATGCGCACTTGTTCCAGTAAGTCGCTTTTTGTCAGCTCGATCGGCTCGCGCGACTGGGAGTAGGCCAAGACCACCGGGTCGTCGGCGGCCAGGCCGGGCATGCGCAGCACATGCTCGGCGTAGTTGAGGGTCGCGCCGGGAAACCACTTCGCGCCCGGCATGGCGCTGTCGGGCAACACACCCGAGGGCGGGTCGTGCCAGATCACCTCGAAGTAATCCGCGATCGACTGCCAGAACGCGGGCAGGTCGTCGGCGGACCACCGCCACAGGGCCGCGTAATCGGCGAACGCCAGACCGCGCTCCCGCTCCAGCCAGGACAGATAGTGCCCGATCCGGGACGTTTCGCGAACATCCGCCGGCGGCTGCCACAACACTGCGCCCGTCATGCGATCACCTTAACGTTGACTCAGTCTTCCCTGGCCTTCTGGATGGCAGCCCGCCGGGCCAGGCGATGCTCCCGCCGGATCAAAGCCTCGCGGAACCGGCGCTCGTCGTCCACGTTCTCCGGCAACACCGGAGGCACGTTCCTCGGATGGCCGGCCACATCCACCGCCACGAACACGAGATAGGCCGTCGCCACGGTCAGCGGCTCGGCGGCGACCACATCCCAGCGTTCCGCGGCCAGCTTGACGCCGACCTCCATCGAACTGGTGCCCGTCCAGTTGACCTGCGCGTACGCGTGCACGAGATCACCCACGCGTACCGGTTCGAGAAACACGATCTCGTCGATCGCGGCCGTGACCGCCGTGCCGCCGCTGTGCCGGGCCGCCGCCGCGCCGGCCACGTCATCGACGAACTTCATCAGGACGCCGCCGTGCACGGTGCCGTACAGGTTGACGTCCACCGCGGTCATGATGCGGCTCAACGTGACCCTGGAATGGCTGGTGGGGCGGCCTTCACTCATGCGGCGTAGGTTACGGCGTCCTTCCGTGCGGTGGCCCGGCGACGGTACGGTTCGTCGAGCCGCCAGTGTTCGGGGAGAGAAAGCGTGCGCCACTTCAGGTCGACCTTGTATGCCCTCGTGCTGGCACCGGCGGTGTGGATCCTCGCCGGAGCCGGATTCACCACGAGCCTGACCACGCGGGGGCGCGACGACTTCGCCGTCGAATCGGCCACCGGGCTGCTGCTCCTGCTGCTCGCCGGCACGGCGTACGGAATCCTGCTGTTCGCCCCGATCTCGCCGGCCGGGCCGGTCCTCGGCGGGCTCGCGTACCTGGGCGTCTCGCTGTGGGCGCTGGTGTCGCCGGGAGGATATGCGGGGATATGGCCGGGTGCGGTGGCGAAAGAGGGCTTCGACCTCAGCCGGCCGGGCTACGGGCTGGCGGCGATGCTGGCGTTGCCCCTGCTGTGCACGGCGCTGAGCGCGCGGCGGTGGGAGCGGTACGAGCCGCCGGTGCTGCCGATCATCGGACAGGTGGGGCGGGCCCGGGGGAAGGCGGCGGTGGTGGGTTCGCCGGCCGTCGGGGTGATGACCACCGCGGTCGTGACACCGACCGACCCGGACCCGACTGCGGTGCTGCGTCTTCCGGACCCGAACAACACGACGGCCGTGATCGCTCCCACCGCCTCGGATGATCCGCCGACCGTGGGCGCTGTGACTGCCGCACCGGCTGATCCCGATGTGACCACGGTGCTGCCTTCGGACGAGCCGACATCGACCGGTACGCGGTTGGAAGCGCCCGCCGCCGCCGAGATCACTGACGCCCCCGCTGGCGACGCTTCTATTACTGATGTCTCCGTCGCTGACAGGTCCGCTGCTGGTGTTTCCGCTGCCGACAGGTCCGCTGCTGACTTCTCCGCCGCTGACACGTCCGCTGCTGATGTTTCCGCCGCTGACACGTCCGCCGCTGGTGTTTCCGCTGCTGACGGCCTTGCTGCGGTCGGCTCCGCTGCGACCGGCCGCGACTCGGAGCCGACAGTCGATGCGTCAGCCGGTGCCGGCGCGCCGGCACCTGCGCTCGCCGGGCCGCTGCGCGAGGTTGCCGCGGTGGCGCCCGAGGACGAGGCCACCATCGCGTGGCCGACATTCCGGGATCAACGTCGCACCACCGTGATCGTCTCCGCCGACGAGGCGGCCACCGTGGCTGCGCTCTGCGACGGGCAAGCTTCGACCCGCCGGGCCACCGTGACGCCTCCGCCCGCGGAACCCGAGGTGAAAGCCGTCGACACGGCAGCTCAGCCGGCGGACTCCAGCGGCGACGACGAAGCTACGACCGTCCTCACGGCTGTCGGCATGCCGTCCGGAACCCTCCCCGCGGGGCGGCCGGCCACCGAGAGCCTGCCGACCGCCGGCTCGGACGACGCGACATCGGAGCTCCACGCGCCCGTTCCCGCCACCGACGAAGCTACGACGCTGCTGACACCCGTCGGCACCGCAACCGGCGATGGTGAGGCCACGGCCGCCGGCACGCTCGGGCCCGACGAGGACACCGCACCCTCGGCCGTAGTCCGGAGCGCGGATGAGGCGACGACCGTTCTGCCGGTCGCAGGGATCACGCCCGGCCCGCGACACACCGACGCCGACGAGGCAACCGCCGATCTCGACGCCACCACGGATCTCGACGCGACCGGAGCTCAGCCCGACGACACCGACGACACCGACGACACCGACGACACCGACGAGGCTACGACCGTGTTGACGGCCGTCCGCGCAACGGGCGACGAACGGGCAACGGCCGACATCACCGACGAAACGGCCGAGCCGCTCAACACCCACGCCGACGAGATCGAGGCTGCTCAGGCTGAGGAGCCGACCGCCGCTCGGCAGGAAGATGCGGGCGGCCCTGGTGAGGAGGCTGCTCCGGGTCGCGCGAGCGATGACGGGGACGAACCGTCGACCGTCATGTCGGTGACCGAAATCGCGGCTGCGGGGCTAAAGGTCGCGGGCGAGGAGCCGATCGCGGATGTCGACGACGCGTTGTTGTTCGTCAGTGCGAAGGCCCGGCCGGCGCCGCACTCGCGGGCGGTGCCGCCGGACTTCGAGGAGACCCGGGAGTTCGGGGCGCCGGATCCGGAGCGGACCCGAGCCATCAAGATCGGTGAGCTGACCACCAAGCTGCCGGTGACGCCGGCCGCGGGTGAGGAGTGGCGGGAGGTAGTCAACGAGCCGGTCCGGGCCCGCGCGTCGGTGGCGGCGCCGGATGTGGACGGCCCGGATCTGAGCGGGGCCGAGGTGACCAGGGCGCTCGACGCGCCCGACCCGGAGCGGACGCAGACCATCCGGGTGGCGCAGCCGGATGCGGAGATCACGCACGCCATCAACGTGATCACGTCGGAGGACGCACACGCCGCGTCGGGCATCGACGACGCCGAGATCACCCGGTCGCTGAGCGCGCCGGATCCGGACCGGACACAGACCATCATGGCGCTGGCCGAGAGCACGCGCTCGATGGAGATCGACGGCGCGAACCGGCTCACCGAGGCGTCCGCTCACGTCGTACGGGAAGACGACCTGCGGCTTATGCCACCGGTGGCGCCGGCCGGAATCGCCCGGCATCCGGGTCTGGTGGCCGACGAACGACCGGTCGCAAACGGGGACGCCGGAGCGGAGGAGACCCAGGTGATCTCGTTCGACCCGGACCGTACGCAGATCGTCCGGCCCGGCTCCGTCGAGCCGCCCGGCGAGCGCACCCAGTTCATCCGGCTGCCCGCCGCCGGGCAGAACACGGTTGCCGACCGGACCGGAGCCGTACGGCCAACCGGTGCCGGGGAGCAGATCGGGCCAGCGGCCGGGACGGTCGAGCCGGCGGTGGTTTCGATCGCCGCGGCCGAGCGGCCCGACTTCGCCGAGGACCCGACCAGCCGGATCGTGCCACCGGGCGGGAACGGCAACGGGCCGGACTCCGAGAAGCGCGAGATGACCGTGATGAACATGGAGCGGCCGCCGGAGGCCGAACCCGACATCCCGCAGCAACGCCGGCCGAACTGATCGGCGCGAGGTTACGGGGAGTCACCCGATCGAGTCGTACAGATGATCGAAAGTGTAGTAACATCACCGCATGTCCACGGACGACGTGCCCCTGACCAAGCGGCAACGGCAGATCTTTTCGATGATCCGCGAGTGGATCGACCAGCACGGTTATCCCCCGACCATCCGTGAGATCGGCGCCGCCGTCGGGCTCGACTCGCCGTCGTCGGTGACCCATCAGCTCAAGGCGCTCGAGGATCGCGGGCTCATCCGGCGCGGCGCCCGGGGATCGCGGGCGATCGACGTGCGCACTCCGGGTGAGCAGGCCAACGTGCCCGTCCCGGTGATCGGCACGATCGCGGCCGGCGCGCCGATCCTGGCCGACGAAAACGTGGACGAGGAGCTCAACCTGCCGCTGAGCCTGGTCGGCCACGGCACATTGTTCGCGCTCAAGGTCAAGGGCGACTCGATGATCGAGGCCGCGATCTGCGACGGCGACACGGTGGTCGTGCGCCAGCAGCAGGTGGCCGACAACGGCGACATCGTCGCGGCCATGATCGACGGCGAGGCCACGGTCAAGGTGTTGCGGCGCAACGGCCGGCACATCGAGCTGGTTCCGCGCAACCCGGCCTACGACGTGATCCCGGGTGACGACGCCACGATCCTGGGTCGCGTGGTGACGGTTCTGCGCCGCGTCTGAAAAGTGCACTCGGGCCGCATCGGTGGAGATGCGGCCCGAGCACCGGGGTGATTCAAGGGCGGGGTGGTTCAGCGACGGGTGCGAGAGCGTGGACGGAACCCTCGCGCCCGCGTCTCACCGGGCCGGGCTACCCGGCCCGCGATGATCAGCGGTGGCCGCGCGGCCCGTGACCGCCGTGACCGTGACCGCCGTGACCGTGACCGCCGTGACCGCCCCACGGGCCGTGGCCGTGGCCGCCCCACGGGCCGTGGCCGTGGCCGCCGCGGAAGTCACGCTCGACCTCGAGGGCCCACAGGCCGCGCTTGAAACCGAAGCGGACCCGGTCGCAGTCGTAGTCGTCCCAGCGGTTGCGGAACTCGCCGATGCGGCCGGCCTGCTCGCAGGCGCGCAGGGTCCGGAAGTAGCCGACGACGCGGTCGCGGCCCCAGCCCTTCTCCGCCTTGGTGGTGGTGGCCGGCTTGGCGACCGGGGCCTTGGTGCTGTCGGCGGCCATCGCGGGACCGGCGGCCATGGTGGCGC from the Paractinoplanes abujensis genome contains:
- a CDS encoding acetoacetate--CoA ligase; the encoded protein is MTGAVLWQPPADVRETSRIGHYLSWLERERGLAFADYAALWRWSADDLPAFWQSIADYFEVIWHDPPSGVLPDSAMPGAKWFPGATLNYAEHVLRMPGLAADDPVVLAYSQSREPIELTKSDLLEQVRIVRSGLKARGVARGDRVAAYAPNIPETYVLMLATASLGAIFSSCAPEFGVRSVIDRWQQIEPKVLVAVDGYRYGDKPIDRTDEVAAIRAALPSLEHVITIGYLDPARDTFGDLKGDDPMAYEKVAFDHPLYVLYSSGTTGLPKPIVHGHGGILLEHLKMLALHHDLGPGDRFFWFTTTGWMMWNFLVSGPAVGAAIVLFDGNPGFPDMSALWDLVDEAGITYFGTSAPFLMACRKAGITPRKERLRGIGSTGAPLPPEGFDWVYEAVGRDLQLQSLSGGTDVCTGFVGAVPLLPVVEGKIACRALGARVEAYDPEGRPVLDELGELVITAPMPSMPVGFWNDPDGKRYREAYFDYFPGVWRHGDWITIGADGSCVITGRSDATLNRGGVRLGTAEFYSVVESLPEVADSVVVHLEQEGNPNGELLLFVVLTEGLELDDTLRKRIAGELRAALSPRHVPDEIHAVRAVPRTLSAKKLEVPVKRILTGTPVESAAAKGALANPESLVAFEELAKRRGAG
- the lexA gene encoding transcriptional repressor LexA translates to MSTDDVPLTKRQRQIFSMIREWIDQHGYPPTIREIGAAVGLDSPSSVTHQLKALEDRGLIRRGARGSRAIDVRTPGEQANVPVPVIGTIAAGAPILADENVDEELNLPLSLVGHGTLFALKVKGDSMIEAAICDGDTVVVRQQQVADNGDIVAAMIDGEATVKVLRRNGRHIELVPRNPAYDVIPGDDATILGRVVTVLRRV
- a CDS encoding acyl-CoA thioesterase, with the protein product MSEGRPTSHSRVTLSRIMTAVDVNLYGTVHGGVLMKFVDDVAGAAAARHSGGTAVTAAIDEIVFLEPVRVGDLVHAYAQVNWTGTSSMEVGVKLAAERWDVVAAEPLTVATAYLVFVAVDVAGHPRNVPPVLPENVDDERRFREALIRREHRLARRAAIQKARED